GTAGCGGCGCGCTTGCGTCTCGGCATAGCCTTGGCGCGCCGAAGCCTCCTGCCTCTGTGCCTCGGCGGCCAGCACCCCGGCTTCCGCCCGCTTGAGCGCGGCCTCCTGTGCGGCGATGCGGTCGTCGAAATCCACCGGATCCATCTCACCCAGCAATTGCCCGGCCCGAACCCTGTCTCCCACCTGGACGTTCACCCGCTTGACTCGCCCGGCGATCGTCGGGCCGATCTTATACGTGTATCGCGCCTCGACCGTGCCGATGCCGAACAGAGCGGGCGTGATGGAGCGACTTTCGGCTGTGGTCACCGTCACCGGAACGGGCGCCAGCGGCCCCGAGCGCAGCGCGACATAGATGAACAAAGCCAGAAGCGGGAGGAGAAAACTAGTTAGCGCCAGGGTGCGACGATTCATGGGGAGACGTCTCATAGCGCCCTCCTGACGCCTCGGGAAAAGATGGCAAAGGCCCCGGGAGCGGAAGTGCGGATAAACTGCACATTCCCCGCCAGCAACGACTGCATGACCAATCCCTGGATCGACCCAATGAACAAGGTGGCGGCGGCGGCCGGATCAATCTCCGCCGCCAGTTCGCCCTGCGCCTTACCTTGCTCAATGACGGCGTGGAGGCGTGCGCCGTATTGGGTGACCAACGTTCGCGCCATACGCTTGGCCGACGTGTCCTCTGCCCGCTGCAATTCGCCGAACATCATGCGCGGCACACCCGGGTGCTTCGCCACGAAATCGATGTGGGCCATGAACATGGCCTCCAAGGCCGCGAGGGGCGATGCGGCCGCCTGCGCCGCCTTGTCGATTCGGGCCAGAAGGCGCTCGGCGACCCACTCCATCACCGCCTGCCAGATGGCGTCTTTGGTGGGGAAGTGCCGGAAGAGCGCGCCTTGGGTCAGGTTCATGCGATGGGCAATCGCGCTCGTGGTGATATCACCCGGGTTCTGTTCGGCGGCCAGCT
This portion of the Candidatus Didemnitutus sp. genome encodes:
- a CDS encoding TetR/AcrR family transcriptional regulator, which codes for MPTQRKHLPADQRRSVITATVVELAAEQNPGDITTSAIAHRMNLTQGALFRHFPTKDAIWQAVMEWVAERLLARIDKAAQAAASPLAALEAMFMAHIDFVAKHPGVPRMMFGELQRAEDTSAKRMARTLVTQYGARLHAVIEQGKAQGELAAEIDPAAAATLFIGSIQGLVMQSLLAGNVQFIRTSAPGAFAIFSRGVRRAL